Within the Dryobates pubescens isolate bDryPub1 chromosome 2, bDryPub1.pri, whole genome shotgun sequence genome, the region gtggctctgctcagaaACTCAGCATTTCCCCTGTGCAAAGCCCTCATTCAGAGATCctaattagaatcacagaatcacggcccaacccttctgccagagcaggatcacctaaggcaggtcacccaggagtGCATCCACAGGAGACttcacagtctctctgggcagcctgttccagtgctctgtcaccctcaccataaagaagtttttcctcatgttgaagtggaacttcctttgttccagtttgtgtccattgcccctcatctttTCACAGGGTATCACTGATAAAagactggccccttcctcttgacatccacccttcagatatttgcaaACAGTAAAATCTCCTCCCagtcctcttttccagactaaacagctgcctttcctcataagaccttGGCTCTGGATTAAGGGTTATGGTCCCTTTTAGGCAGTTCCTGTCCAAAATGTGTTTTGTTGAGATCAGAACCAGTTTCACAGCTGCAAGTGACAGCAAAAGTGGTTCTGCAAACATGTTTTTTAACATTGAACTCTGTCACCAGaacaagcagcaccacagctcgcAAGGTACAATTACCCTTCAggtctactactacctgaaaggtggttgtagcccagagggggttggtctcttctcccacgcaaccagcaccagaacaagaggacacagtctcaagctgcaccaggggaagtttaggcttgaggtgaggagaaagttcttcactgagagagttgttagccattggaatgtgctgcccagggaggtgttcaagaggggattggacgtggcactcggtgccatggtttagtcatgaggtctatggtaacaggttggacttgatctttgaggtctcctccaaccttggtgattctgtgtgattctgtatctCCTCGCCTGTGAGATTTCAGGAGATTTTATGTAACACGTGGTACTCTAAAGTGGTAATATCCCATGGGCTGACTTTTGGGTGGTGGGTGTCCTTTGGCACGGTGTTCTTCAGACCACCAGATATTTCTGTTTCTGCAACAGTTTTTGTCAACTCAGCCCCTGGAGTTGCGATGCACTGAAGTTTATTTTCTATAAAAACATGAGAGGTTTTCCAAAGtgcagctgagcttctgctattaaaaataaataaattaaaatcaatGGGAACTGGGCACTTAGCTCCAAATCtcactgaaatgaaatgaaattaaatcccCATCATCTCCTACAGAGACTTTGGTCTTAGGCCTTAGGCTGGCAAACAACCCTATTCTTTCAAGTCAACGAGCAACTGTAAGTGTATGGAGATCAGGTCACAGAGGCATATGCTCTACAAACACCTCAACCCTTTTGCTATCATCAGTCAAGCTAAATGCTGCTGCCTGACCGGGGTTACAGAGAGAGTAAGAACCGTTGGGTTTGCAGTGTGGTTTGTTTATTAAACTCAGTTTTCACTGAGGTCCTGAGCTGACAGAAATGTTTCCCAGGAAGACTGATAAACAGAAACAattcataaatatatatatatatatctttcaAACACTGCAAGTATAGACAAATAAAAGctctgttttgctgttttggGAGGTCCTGTGTAACCAGCACTTTCAACTGGCCACTTAGCAGCATGTGGGTTAACCAGTGAAGAATTTCCACTTGTTTTTAAACTATTAAATCCAGTGTTTTAAAATTATTGCTCATTATCAGACACAACCCCAAGATATAAAGGACGTTCATTACAAATCCTCATTAACAGTAGGGACAGCACATATTGACAGTACATGCAGCTTTATAGTGGAGTTTCTTTATGCAGCTGAGATCAAAGCTTCCAGAGATTAATTAAGATGTTGGGCAACCAATCTGAGGGTATCACAGGAGCCAAATTCTCAGCAGTTCTGACCTTGGCACCCTCCTAAAACCTACCTCCATTTAAGATGTCAGGCTGAGCACTCCTTGACACAAATGCCTCCAGACCACTAATAGCAGAGAACACAGCACCTAAATGCAGCGCTGAGCCAAGGCTTTGCTGCCCAGTGCTAACTCCCCTCCCAGCCACGCAGTGTTCTGGCCTCTTTGCAGGATTCCCCAGGACCTGCCCAGTGGGGCTGCCAGGGCaagggatgaggaagaggaCCAGTGAACAGAGAAAcatcagggagttgtagacagctgaggtatttttccttccttgctgGTCCTTCTAGCTagtggggtggagggaggggacagtggCAGATACCAGCAGAAGGTGGAAACGCAGATCTCTTCACAGCGCTTGTAGCTAGGGACAGCTCAACTTTTGCAGCTACTGGTAGGAACACCTTGAAGTTGGGTTCCCCACATGCCTAGTGCACACACTACTCAGCTAGAGGTCTACCACCTGGGCTATGCTACAGCAGTCCTTGCTCCCTTCTGCTTGGGAGCACTTCAGGGCCAGCATCCACTTTCCAGTGCCCTCCTTGTGGGGCATGGCTGGCTgacctccttgccctgctccagctggcccaCTCACTTCTCTGCAAGAAAACAAGGAGCAGCACTACTCGTGCAAACCCTTTAGCAGAGGAGGGAAATCTGAAGTCCATCTTGCACCAGCAAGGCACTTTCTTCAGGGTACCACAACAGAGAGATGCTGTGGGACCTTCTGGCTATCGTCCGTTCTTTCCCCGCTGGGTCTCTTTGGATACACCGTGCTGGCCATCTTGAAGAACTCATCTGCAGCATCCAGAGCTATGAGCCGATCCTGCCAAAGCAACAGTGTTTTACAGTCACTACAGGCTGCTTTGGGCAGCTCCCCAGTGAGGGTCTTCCCTCCATAGCAGCTTTCAAATTAAGTCAAGCATTAGGTCTAATCTTTTCCCACTTCATTAACAGACTGCAAGAGCACTTAGTTACACAGGCTTAAAGGAagctggtggggaggggtcaAATTTGCGGTGCTACAGCACTAACCTTTCCAAGAAAGCTGAACAGCCAGGTTACAAGTGTAACAACTCACAGGGATGGCCAGGATACCACCATGTGAGTGTCTTCTGGTGCAGCTCACCTATCTACTCCCCGTCATAGGAGCTCACTTGCAGAGACAGGGCAGTGGGGAGGAAGGCATGCTCAGAACTACTCACCACCACAAAGAGGTAGCGCTCAGAAAGCTCCCAGCTGGTTGGAAAGATGTTTGTCTCCTCAGACAACCTTAACAGGATGTCCCGGGCTTTGCCCATGTTCTGAGAGTCACTAATGATGCTGAGTTTGGTCACTGACAAGAGGGagtctgcttccttctggaAACCTGGGAGGGAGATGTGTTACAGAATTGAGTCAAACAGGTGTGCAGGATCATCTCTGAATCCTCCAGTCTCTTGCAAGGTTCCTTATTCCCTCTCCATTTTGGGCTGCTGTGTCCCCTATTTGCTCAAACTAGTGTTTCTTTGAGGCATGCTCCACACCTGTACTTGGGGCAGGTATGAGCTTGCTGGTGGAGGGCAAAAAAAACATAAATCCATTCTGAGCAAGTTTCTAGTGCAGCACTAGTTTTCCAGAGAAGATGTATGAATATCCACACCCAGGGCGTTGACTCAGCTCCTGCACGTTCCTGACACTGCCAGAGCTTTCAGGGCTAGTTGGGATTCCTGAGCAGCCCACTGACTACACCTCTCATTGTTAGGAGGTGACAGTGATAAAAAATCTGTAGTAATAAAGGCTGCATGGATTCCTGTAGTAGTCAGCACCTCTTATGGGAagggtgcccagggaaggaaagagggaggagaatgAATGCAGGGATCTTTATGTGTAATGGCTACCATTAACTCTGTTCAGGTccatggagctggagctgtcacATCTCACCTAAAAACACATATGGAGATAGTGGTGGTCTTATGATTAAAGCACAGGTCTAGATAAGGAAAGGTATCTGGTTGTACATCACAACTGCTAAGGCCAAATGAGCCCTAGCCTTGAGCTCCCCCATCCTTTGCAAACCAGCTCCAGAGCCACTGCAGACGTGAGAGAGATGTGGGAGAGCATTTGTCAACGTGCGGTAACAGATGTAAAGATGTCAAGTGATGCCTCCTGTGTTTGAtgtgcacaggctgcaggagcacctgGGTGAAGATGAACACTGATACCTAGTTATGAATTTATAATGTTCCTCCCATCCAGATGCCAGAAGGGCAGGTaggacaggagcagctgagataTTCATCTCTTTTGCTCCCAGTGAGAATATCCTTGAATGGCCCAACAAGTGTACTCGACTCGCACATCCTCCTATCGTCAGCTGCCAACCACCTCCAGAGCCTGGTGCGAGCCACCAAGCTGACATGCTGATACCACACATCTCCTTGGCCCGAGTGTCACATGCTGTGTGCAGTGCCATGGGGAAAAGCAGGGCACACCAATCACTGCCTtctccagaggagcagcagctgagcacacagGCCTGGTGGGTGCAGTTCACTGTTTACAGGCTAGGAAGTAGCAGGAGTAGGAGGGCCACTGTTGAGCAATTTCATTTGGTGAAAGAATATTTCAAATTCACTTAGGAGCAAACAGAGTGGGTGGTTTAGCTCTGATCAGCTGGCATGGGctaaggaaggaaaacagatgTATCTGCATTCAAATCTGAAAGGAATATTCATTTCTCCCTGCTTATCTCATTTAGGAAAAAACAGGCTGAACTCCCAGGTATTTCTGCCAAGGTTGCACAAGGAAGCTTGAAATGGATGAGTGTGCATGCATGGGCTTGAAAGGCTTTCCTGCTGGTCATGGTTTGTGGGCTTTGTGATGTGCCTACAGACACGGTGGCCCTATCTCCTCTCAGCCATGCGTGAGCCTTGGAAAGCCTCCCAGAAGCTCTCAGCTGCCATGGGGGCTTCCTGatggcactgctcagcagccttgttgtaatttcctccctctctcctctatCAGTATGATTTTGTGAAGCTGTTCCCATCCTCAACCATTGTGGGACCTCTTATTCGGCACAACACAAATGACATCCTTCTGTTCTCTGGCTTACCTAAATCTTCCAAAATGTGTTTCCACCTGCTTCTCACTTCTTTCCGCGTCTGCCGTAAGGTATAAATATCATAGTTGAGCTTTTGCCATTCCTGCAAAGCACAGGGATAAAAGACACGCAGTCATTTGCATGCAGGGaggtttctgctgcttttctagGAATTTCAGTTTTTAGAAACAGAGGCAGAGTTGGACTGCTGATGTTGGGACTGCAGTGGAAAGGTCAATGGCcagactgctgctgcccctggaagAAATTACACTGACCACCATAGAACATTTTATCTTGACGTTTGGTACAGTACCTCTGTATCTTCTCTGCACGCACAAAACAGGCATCCAGTTGCCTTGAGATGAGATTACAGAATTTAGTTTAGGCATTGCTGACGACCAAAGTAGTTTCCTCAGTCATAAGCAAAGAATGTAattccagtgctgtgctggaaattacagaatcaccaaatcgttatggttggaaaagagctttaagattctcaagtccaatcattatctaactctatcaAGGCAGGTGCTAATCCATGTCTCTTAGCTTCTCTGTGTTTATTAaacaccctcagggatggtgattcagtCACCCTTGGGAGCCTTTTATAGTGTCTGATatccctttcagtgaagaagtttcttggAATATCTAACCTACACCTCCCCTAGTACGACtcgaggctatttcctctcatcctaccacttgcTATTAGGAAGAAGAGGCTGACaaccacctcactacaacctcctttcacataGTAGTCATGTCCTAGATGAAAGAACAATATGAACTTCTACATGTAGCTCATCTGAGAGACTTCAGTATCTTTGATCCAAAACCCTTTGATCCATCAAACCTTGACACCCCAGCTAGTATCAGAACCTGAGGTTGTGGCAATGCCTTATTTGGCCTTTACAGTTTGAGAAATCACAACCACATATTAATGATTAGCTTCTACAAACTATTGCAACACCTTCTTTTCATATCCTTGCAGTTAATCTGTCATGACACATTTTCTTACAGCTGATGACAGCCCACTGGAAACCAAAGGCCAGAAAAATAGTTACTGCTTTCAGTAGGGTCACGCACACAATGGCTTCTCCAAACTACTCAGCCCTCTCTTTGTCATTTAACTGGAGCAAGTAGACTTTCAAAAGCACTAGAAAACAAGAATCATCAACTTTTTGAAGAGTAACACGCCCTACTTTACAGAGCAGAGAAGTGGGATGCACGTTGAAGGTtgagggctgagctggagtcaTTTGACATAGTAACTATTAGTGGCTGTCGGTTGCTGCCATTAATGCCTCACTTAACTACACAGCTTAAACTCCTGCACTTGACCTCAAGCTTTATAATGGGACACTGTCTGCAAGGGAAGGTTTTGAGGTTATTCATcacagtcacagcagcacaattAAGCACATCTGTACAAGTCAGAATTCCTGGGGAAATGTGTGCATTCTGCAAGAAAACAGGCGCACTTTTCCCAGCTGAGTTTAATCACTGAACACACTGCACAGGATGCCTGTACAGAAGCATTCACAGAACTTCCACATACCATCAATCAGTTAATTTCCCCGCACTAATGACCTTAATTAATCTGATTTCTCAGCACCAGATTACTCTTGTAGAATAAATGGGTGTTAATCTGTGCTGTCTCCCTGGGATTTTCCTATGTGAAGAACCGGGTTCAAAGAGGTTAAACAATACCCACAAAGGCAGGTTCTGTGTTTAGAAATGCCACAGTTTGTCTGATACCTGGTCCCTTCAGACTTGAACTGATTCAATAAAGAGCTGGAGATTTCtcagtggtttttttccctgaaccTGGCTGACACACCACAACTGCAGAGAATTAAATAATGAGCCTGTTTTCTAGTCCAGTGATAGCTGCAGGAAGCCCTTGGAGATTACACTTTGGAAGAAGCAGCTGGTGGGTTAAGACACTGGTGAATTCAggccaggagagcagggaaagaAACACCACTCTGCCTGCAGACACTCTGGTCTGCACCACTTGTCCCCTCAGAGAGCAAAATCAGTCACCTTTGTTTTTAGCTTTGTGTTGCTGCTCAAAATGAGCTAGTTTTGCTGATCAGAGGCACATTTCTCTTGACAGCAGTGGTACTTGAGAACAGCTTTACTGCTCGCATAGGACAGCAGCCTCCTATCAAAATGCCTCTGTAGCCCTCTCTCACAACATATGCTCATAGATAGGAACTGACCTCCTCtcagtgaaaaagaaagaaagggatttATTGTATTAAAACTTAGTGGAACTTTATTGCAAACTTGACagtttttaaaaagagactaAAAGGCTGCACAGAGCCTTGGTCACTGCAAGCAGGGATCCTCAGAAATGTCTCAGCCCACTTGTGACCTCGTGGTGCAAGCAGAAAGGAGAACAAATTAGCATAGACATGTGGTGGGGAAATAAGCTGTGTCTCCTGCAGAGATAAACAAGCGCTTTAAGGCAGACCATCGATCGATGGACACGGCCACTGTGATTACAGGCCTGCTTCACACTGCTGAAttagctgggggaggaggtggaaaagATGCTCCTCTTCTCAAAATGTGGTCTGCTGAcaccaagcagcagctttgagggctgcagggatttACCCCCATGGTAGCAAGCCAGACTCCTCACTAAGCTAAACATGCAGGGAAGCTGTTCTGATTTTCTCCAGATTAAGAGCAGCATGGTTTTCCCTTGTCTATTTTTGTTTGAAGGGAATCTAGGTTACAGCTTTCTTGTACATCACAGTTACTGAGCTGCATTATAAAAGCAAATACGGTCCCAGGAGACCAGTATTCTGTTGATGAAGAGTTTGGGGAG harbors:
- the MREG gene encoding melanoregulin; the protein is MGLGSWLRSLGGCCGCCRGEAAPAEKEPLISNNNPYASFGATLARDEEQNLWSTPHDVTHTEADDDRVLYNMIVVRNQLDKDSEEWQKLNYDIYTLRQTRKEVRSRWKHILEDLGFQKEADSLLSVTKLSIISDSQNMGKARDILLRLSEETNIFPTSWELSERYLFVVDRLIALDAADEFFKMASTVYPKRPSGERTDDSQKVPQHLSVVVP